The window TTTCCTGACGGTAAGAAATCAAAAAGGCACGCGCGTCTCAGCAGCGTGCCCCATCGAGGCAAGTATTCACCTGTCGGTCCAATCCGCTCATGGCGAACGTTCCTCCTCTATACGTAGTATAGATAGCACGGGCGTCGAAGTCAATCAACGCTTTCCATACGCACCCTCGACGCTCGTGACGTCTTCCCAGGATGATTCACCGAAGAGGTCACCGCCGATCATCGAGTAAGTTAAGCAGTTCACGCATCTGCGAGATGATCACACAATCGGCATCAGGGAAAATGCCCTTCGGGTCGTAAAGAATCGGCGTCATTCCAGCCTGGCGCGCGCAAACGACGTCGGCGGAGTCGTTGTCGCCCACGTAGACGATCTGCTCAGGTCGAGCAGCGGCGATCGAAGCTGCGTGCAGCAGCAGGCGCGGATCGGGCTTCCAATAATCCACCTCACCTGCTGCAAGTGAAAATTCAAAGTAGTTCCCCAAGCCCAGTTCGTCGAGTATCGGCCCCAGGGCTTCGGCGCGGTTGGAGACCACCGCCAGCGTTCGCCCGCTCGTTTTCAGTTCCCGGAGCGTGGATCGGACGTCATCGAGAACGAAATCCACGGGGTTGTATTCCGCCAACATCGACTCTGTGATGATCGGTGCCAAACGTGCAGCTTCCGCATCCGAAGCGCCCAGGACTTTCAAATGGCGGCGAGCGTGATTCTGCCAAAATGCACCGTTGTTGTTCCAATTGCCGAACGTCGCCAAATCTTGCAGCAATTCGGAAGACGAGGCCCAATAAACGTGAGTCCAGCGTTCCGCCTCGCGCCGCCGCTCCGGTGTGGAATGGATCCCAAACTTCTCCACTTGATCGTAGAAATACCCGGTTGCGTCTGGTTCGTTGAGCCGCAGGGTGCCATCCAGATCGAAGAACAGCAATTCTATCGATCCTCTTATTTCCTCCAACTGCTTTACGGGTGCACTCCGTGGATCCACGCAAACCTCCAGTGAACGTGAAACGATTCGAGGATTCTATCACACGGATTACTGGCCCCCTCCAGGTCCAGATACCTCTCCAGATTTTACGTAACTCTTGCATAGCCATAACACGCGGATTACCTGCGCGCAGGAGAATTCGAGTGATGACTGAGATACTGAATCGCCTCAAACGCACAGATCTTTTCTTGAGCCTGGCCCTGGCAATTTTGGCCTTTCTCGCCTACCTTGCGACACTGACTCCCGGCCTTTCCTATCAGAGCCCGGACGGCAACGAACTTGCCACCATCCCCTACGTCCTCGGCCTGGCACATCCGCCCGGTTATCCACTCTATACCTGGCTGGGAAAAATCTTCACCTGGCTGCCTTTCGGTGACGTCGCTTATCGCATGAATCTGATGAGCGCCATTTGTGCCGCATGCGCCGTGGCTGGCCTGTATCTGATCGTTTGCATGCTTCTACAACCTGGCGTGGCGTCTCCGGCCACACGCCGTGCGGGCGCAGCCTTCGCTGCTTTGATTCTGGCCTTCTCCCCGACCTTCTGGTCACAAGCGGTGATTGCCGAGGTCTACGCAGCGAACGCCGCCATGATCGTCATCAGTTTGCTCCTGCTGCTCCGCTGGGAGAGGATGCGCCGTGATCGTGATTTCTTCCTCTTCGCTTTGGTCTACGGACTTTCGCTGGGCACGCACATTTCCAATCTGGGCTTTGCGCCTGGAATTGCGCTGTACGTACTGCTGACCGAGCGCTCCGCATTGAAACGACCTTCCTGGTGGGTCGCTGCTGCGGCTGGATTCTCGCTGGGTGCAGCACAGTACTTGTGGCTTCCGCTGCGCGCCGCGGCGCTCAGCGAGCAGGGGCTGCTGCGCAATGCACCGTTATCGCTCAAAGAATTCTATGACTACACCCTCGGCGCCTTTCCGCAATTGAAGTTCGCATTCGAACCGTCTGAACTGCCCGATCGCGTCGTCGTGTACATCTACCTGTTGTGGAACCAATTCGGCTTGTTCGGCGTACTGCTCGGTGTAACCGGACTTTTTACGCTGCTCTACCGGAGAACCCGTCACTACTACCTGTTGATGGGTATGTACCTGGTCCACACCTGGTTTTTCATCCAGTATCGCGCTTTCGACCTGGAAGTGTTCTTCATCCCGGTTCACATCCTCTGGGCGATTTTCATCGCCTTCGGAATGGTCGAAGTGATGCGCATCATCGAAAACTGGCTGCGCCGCTTCAGTGCGAGGCAGGTTGCCAAAGCCGCGGGTTGGGCGTTGGCCTGCGTCGTCGTCGCCACGGGTTTCTATCCGTTGACGGAAAACTTTTCCTCCAGCGATCGATCGGACGATGTCAATACGAACGATTTTTATGCCAACGTGTGGGAGTACCTGCCTGAAAACAGCACCTTGTTATCTCAGGGCGGCGTCATGGGGTACGATGCCTTTTACTGGAGGCTGGTGTACGACACACGCCCCGACGTCGTCCTGCCGGCCCTGCCGACACACACGCCGTCACTGGCCGACGTACAAACCGGAGAACTTTTCAGCACCACTCCCCTGAACGGGATCAATCAAAGCCGAAATCCCGGCGCGTTACCGAAAGACGTCCTCCCCACCGACCTCTGGCAAACACCGCTGCTCGTTGGAAACGTGGTTGTGACACGCACACGCAACCGATTAGTGCTCTACCGGCTCAGCCGTGAGGCGCCAAATCTCGTGGTGGAAGCCGCACAACCGAATCTCGAAATCCATGCCGAATTTGGAAACCTGACCCTTCTCGGCGCCGACATCCCCGCGGAACCGTTGGAAAGCGGCGCACGCCTGCACCTGGCTCTCTACTGGACCCTTCAAAGTCTGGAACCGGTCACCCTGACAACCTATCTGGATCAGCAGCCCCTCGAGACCCACGACCTCGGCTTTGGTAATCTACCGCGCTACACAGCGGAAATCAGGCCCCTCACCGACGGCGTGATCGTCGAAGATTATTGGCTGGTCGTCCCCTCGACCGTTCAACCCGGTTCGCATACATTGAACATCCAGATTCAGGGATCCACAGTCTCGCTCGAGATCGGAAGTGTCGAAGTAATGAATGAAGAGGAGACAATGGAACGATGGTTAAGAATCGCAAACTGATCTTCGCCGGCGGCGTGGTGCTGGTTTTGGTTTTGATCGTCGGCGCTTTCTCACTCGGTGTGTACATCGGCCGCTACGGCGTCAGTGCCCAGGGTCTTCACTACCAGGCTGCTGGCGGCGCGCCGCAGATCGATCGAAGCCGGCTCACCCGGCCTGCGGGCATCCCCGCAGGTGAAGCGGACATCGTCGGATTGGTTCGCGGAGGCACCCGGGACGGGATCCAGCTCGCCACGCAGCAAGGACCCAAGTGGATCGAGGTCGATGCGGACACCTCCATCATGGAAATTTCCGGCAGCGAACTCGGCTTGAAGGATTTGCGCCCCAGGGATCTCGTCGCCGTTTTCGGTGAGTTCTCGGTGGACGACGGCAGTACGCTCCTGGCAACGTACATCGTACGGCTTCCCCAGCGCTGACCTACGAAACCCCTCCGGGACAAGGTATAATTCACCAACTCGCATCCCTGAGGAATACCTTGAGCGATCCTGAACCACGCAGACGATCGGGCAGCAACAGCAGCAGTTTTTTCGATGGCCTCTCGATGAGAATCCGGTTGATTCTGCGTCTGATGCGTGACCCGCGTATCAATCCCATCCTCAAACTCCTTCCCATCGGTGCCTTGCTCTACCTCGTAATTCCGGAACCCATCGTCGGTCCCATCGACGATGCTTTTTTACTCTGGCTGGGAACGACGCTGTTCGTCGAACTCTGCCCCCAGCAAATCGTCCAGGAACATTGGGCGGAACTCACCTCCGTCATCGATGCGGAATGGCATGAGGTTAAAGATACCGAATTGGATAATCCGGATGCCGATTAATAATCGGTCAGGATCGCAAACGCAGGTCGTAGTGCATTATCCGCAAGTCTACGGCCGAAGTAACGCTTCTTCCATGTGTAAATTGTACTGATGTAAGCAGAGTTTCAATCCTAAAAAATCGCCCAAAAGGAGATCTTCATGACAACAACCTTCATGACCTCCCCAAAGCACTTCATCACCTCCGAGTCCGTGACGGAGGGTCACCCGGATAAAATCTGTGACCAAATCTCCGACGCGGTTCTGGATGCGATTATTGCCCAGGATCCTTCCGCCAGGGTGGCCTGTGAATGCGCCGTGACGACGGGTCTCATCTTCGTCACCGGCGAAATTACGACGAACACCTACGTCGAGATCGCCGAAATCGCCCGGCAAACCGTGCTCGATATCGGCTACGACCGCGCCAAGTATGGTTTTGACGGAGAGACATGCGGCGTGATCGTCTCGATCAAAGAACAAAGCCCGGACATCGCCCTCGGCGTCGACAAGTCACTCGAATCCAAGAAGGGCGAAATGAAAGCCCAGGACGATCTCGAGACTCTCGGCGCCGGAGATCAGGGCATGATGATCGGATTCGCCTGTACGGAGACGCCGGAATACATGCCCCTACCGATCTCCCTGGCGCATAAGCTATGCAAACGCCTATCCGTGGTTCGCAAGGAAGGCATCCTGCCGTACTTGCGGCCGGACGGCAAAAGCCAGGTGACCGTGGAATATTGCAAAGGCGTACCGGCGCGCCTGGACACAGTGCTCATCTCATCCCAGCATCACGCGGACATCACCAGCGAACAAATCTTCGACGACATCGTCGCCAACGTAGTGAATCCCATCGTCCCTGCCGAACTGCTCGATGATAAGACCCGTCTGCTCGTCAACCCCACCGGGCGGTTCGTGACGGGTGGGCCAAAGGGTGACTCCGGGCTTACCGGCCGGAAAATCATCGTCGACACCTACGGTGGAGTCGCCCGGCACGGTGGCGGCGCATTCTCCGGTAAAGACCCCACGAAGGTCGACCGCTCGGCGACGTACATGGTGCGCTACGTTGCCAAGAATTTAGTCGCCGCGGGCGTGGCCGAACGTATGGAAGTGCAGGTCAGCTACGCCATCGGCGTTGCCCATCCCACCAGCATCTCCGTGGAAACTTTCGGCACCGGCAAGATTCCGGACGAGAAAATCATCCAGCTCATTCGCGACAACTTCGACATGCGCCCCGGCGCGATCATCCGCCACCTGGACCTTCGACGCCCGATTTACCTGGCGACGGCCGCCTACGGGCACTTCGGTCGGGATGACATCGATGCGCCATGGGAACGCCTGGACATGGTCGACAAGCTCAAAAAACAAGCCGACCTGGAATAACGGCGACCTCCACGATAGATTGAGTAAATCGCTCGATTCAGCGCGACGACGCGATTTCGCGCGCATCGTAGTCAAATTGAGGGATACGCCGTAAAGACAGAAACGGGAGAAAACCCAAGGACATGCAACCCGGCGCCATAACCCCACCAACCTTCGAACCTCGCTGTCAAGCGACGACGATCGGCAGTTTGCCCCACAAAGATGTCGAGCGAGGCACACGGCTCATGTTCGCCAGCACCCCGAGCATTCCCTCCTGGGTTCAATTTCCGCGGCGCGCCTTCCAAGAAAATATGATGGTCCAATTCACGGAAGGTCTGCCCGGCTTGGTCAAAGATGGGGACCGGGTATATTTCGACACGCAAGCCGCCGACTATACCGAGCAGCTCACGCTTTTTTACGATCGCTATCTCAAAGTGGTGGAAGCGGACGATTCAGACGCTCTGGCTCATTTTCGCATCTCGACGGAGTACGCCGCCGGGTTCGACGCCTTCCTGCGCCACTTACCCTCGGCTGTCGATTCGGCAATCATGCTCAAAGGACAAGTCACCGGCCCGTTCACACAGGGAATCAATCTGCTGGATGAAAATCGGCGCTGCGCATATTACGACGAGACTCTGCGCGATGTGATCGTCAAAACGGTGGCACTCAAAGCCAAATGGCAGCTCACGCAGCTCGGCAGGTTCCAAAAACCGCTCATCCTCTTCATCGACGAACCTTCGCTGCTCGGCTTCGGCTCCCAAACCTTCATCACCGTAAGCGAGGAAGACATCATCGGCGACATCAACGAGGTGGTCGCCTGGATCCACGCACATGGCGCCCTCGCCGGTGTACACTGCGAGGAAGATACGGATTGGTCGCTGCTCATGGCAACGGACCTGGACATATTGGACTTCGACGCCTATGACCATCTGCGCGCGATGACACTCTATCCGGATGACCTGAACGAGTTTTTCGAACGAGGCGGTGTATTGGGTTGGGGCATCGTACCCACCCTGGATCCAGGAGCTGCTTCGACCGAAACCACCGAAACGCTTCTTGCTCGTTTCGAGGCAGGACTGGAGCGTTTCGAGAAGAAAGGTTTCGAACGTATGGCCCTTCTGTCTCGAGCCTTGATCACACCCAGCTGTGGCGCCGGAGGCGTACTCACCGAACCACTGGCCGAACGTGTCTTACAGATCCTGCCGGAGTTTTCCCAAACGCTGCGAGAGCGTTATGGTCTGGAAGCAAAATGATAATGGATTAAATAAAACGTGGGTTGGCGGCACTCGGGTGCAGATGCCACCAACCCACTCGTCTTTGGAGTTCGAGCAAACTCCGCAGTTGTCACTTGTTCTTCTGATAATATTTACGCACGCATCCCCAGTCGGAATTGCAGGTTCCTTTATACAAGGCCCAAACCGCATCTTCACCGATACCAAATTTACTCGCAATCTGTGCCGCCGTCCGCTGGTCCTTTTCATCCTGGCGTGGGGTTCGATCCTGTTCACGGGCTTGTTTGCGATACTCCTTGATGCCCATGGCCAGAATCTCATCGGCGCTCATGTTCTCGTTGGCCAACTTATACGCCTGTTTGATATCACCCCAGCCATTTCCGGCGTTGTACGCATCTAGCAGCGTTTCCCAATCGACACGCAGCTGATCGGCGGATTTTGCCGCATGGCGCACGTCGCTCAGACTAACGCCCTCAGCGAGATAGGCATCGAGGACCGACAGATCGACGCCTAATTCCTGCGCCGTGCGGTATAGTTGTCCGATCTCCCCGGGACTGGCGCCGGCATCCAGACGTGCCAGCACGTCTTCAAAATCCGTATCGAAGCGAACCGCATAGCGTAACGCAGCACGGATATCCGCGTATTCATAATCTCCGCTCTTGACGAGTTCCAGCAGATCACCGATGCCGATCCCGTCTACCACATCTGCATAACGGTCGAGTTGAGCCAGCATTCCCCAACCTGTACCCTCCAGATGCCAATCGCGAATCTCCTCCCAGGTCAAACCTTCGATTGACTCTGCCAGCTTGATGGCATGGTTGAGGATGCCGAAACCCAATTGCGATCCCGTGAGGCCGCCGACGAAAATATCGTAGATCTCTTCGCACGTATACAGCGTCTCGGCTTGGTCCGGAAAAAGCACGTTGATGCCGTCGGCGATTTTCTGGGCTGCCGGGTGACAGCTACCCTCGCCATCCTCGTCTTCTTCCGGATCGTTGAGTAGAACGGGTAATGTGGCCGAGGCCGAGAGGCCGCAGGCATCGGTCACCTGGACTCGCACCACGACCTTGCCGGGTTCGGAATAAACGTAGCTGGCAGCGCCGGGCGTATCCGGGTCACCAGGCTCATCGAGAACGCCGTCTCCGTTCAAATCCCATGCATAGGAATACGGAGTCTCACCGCCCTCAACCTCCGCCAGGAAGGTGACCAATCCATCGCTCTCCGCGTTGAGCAGTGGCGGGAAGGGTTCGCTCGTCAAGTTCACAGAGGGTCCTTCAATCGAGACGACGCCGCCCGTCTGTTCACTCGCCGCGCCGTCCGTCACGCTGACGGACCAGACGTACTCGCCAGCCGCCAGGTAATCGTGAACGAGGACGTGAGGGAACTCGCTGATCCCTTCTTCTACAAGCAAGACGTCGTCTCCGAGGTTCCAGGTCAACTCGTATGCGGGTGAATCTCCGGGCGAGTCCACTACAAACTCGGCGCTCGAACAACTCACCGTCGTACCCACAACCAGTGGGGAATTTAT of the Anaerolineales bacterium genome contains:
- a CDS encoding HAD family hydrolase; translated protein: MDPRSAPVKQLEEIRGSIELLFFDLDGTLRLNEPDATGYFYDQVEKFGIHSTPERRREAERWTHVYWASSSELLQDLATFGNWNNNGAFWQNHARRHLKVLGASDAEAARLAPIITESMLAEYNPVDFVLDDVRSTLRELKTSGRTLAVVSNRAEALGPILDELGLGNYFEFSLAAGEVDYWKPDPRLLLHAASIAAARPEQIVYVGDNDSADVVCARQAGMTPILYDPKGIFPDADCVIISQMRELLNLLDDRR
- a CDS encoding DUF2723 domain-containing protein produces the protein MTEILNRLKRTDLFLSLALAILAFLAYLATLTPGLSYQSPDGNELATIPYVLGLAHPPGYPLYTWLGKIFTWLPFGDVAYRMNLMSAICAACAVAGLYLIVCMLLQPGVASPATRRAGAAFAALILAFSPTFWSQAVIAEVYAANAAMIVISLLLLLRWERMRRDRDFFLFALVYGLSLGTHISNLGFAPGIALYVLLTERSALKRPSWWVAAAAGFSLGAAQYLWLPLRAAALSEQGLLRNAPLSLKEFYDYTLGAFPQLKFAFEPSELPDRVVVYIYLLWNQFGLFGVLLGVTGLFTLLYRRTRHYYLLMGMYLVHTWFFIQYRAFDLEVFFIPVHILWAIFIAFGMVEVMRIIENWLRRFSARQVAKAAGWALACVVVATGFYPLTENFSSSDRSDDVNTNDFYANVWEYLPENSTLLSQGGVMGYDAFYWRLVYDTRPDVVLPALPTHTPSLADVQTGELFSTTPLNGINQSRNPGALPKDVLPTDLWQTPLLVGNVVVTRTRNRLVLYRLSREAPNLVVEAAQPNLEIHAEFGNLTLLGADIPAEPLESGARLHLALYWTLQSLEPVTLTTYLDQQPLETHDLGFGNLPRYTAEIRPLTDGVIVEDYWLVVPSTVQPGSHTLNIQIQGSTVSLEIGSVEVMNEEETMERWLRIAN
- the metK gene encoding methionine adenosyltransferase, encoding MTTTFMTSPKHFITSESVTEGHPDKICDQISDAVLDAIIAQDPSARVACECAVTTGLIFVTGEITTNTYVEIAEIARQTVLDIGYDRAKYGFDGETCGVIVSIKEQSPDIALGVDKSLESKKGEMKAQDDLETLGAGDQGMMIGFACTETPEYMPLPISLAHKLCKRLSVVRKEGILPYLRPDGKSQVTVEYCKGVPARLDTVLISSQHHADITSEQIFDDIVANVVNPIVPAELLDDKTRLLVNPTGRFVTGGPKGDSGLTGRKIIVDTYGGVARHGGGAFSGKDPTKVDRSATYMVRYVAKNLVAAGVAERMEVQVSYAIGVAHPTSISVETFGTGKIPDEKIIQLIRDNFDMRPGAIIRHLDLRRPIYLATAAYGHFGRDDIDAPWERLDMVDKLKKQADLE
- a CDS encoding PKD domain-containing protein; translation: MTRARLFTYIALATLLVPTAAAGAQINSPLVVGTTVSCSSAEFVVDSPGDSPAYELTWNLGDDVLLVEEGISEFPHVLVHDYLAAGEYVWSVSVTDGAASEQTGGVVSIEGPSVNLTSEPFPPLLNAESDGLVTFLAEVEGGETPYSYAWDLNGDGVLDEPGDPDTPGAASYVYSEPGKVVVRVQVTDACGLSASATLPVLLNDPEEDEDGEGSCHPAAQKIADGINVLFPDQAETLYTCEEIYDIFVGGLTGSQLGFGILNHAIKLAESIEGLTWEEIRDWHLEGTGWGMLAQLDRYADVVDGIGIGDLLELVKSGDYEYADIRAALRYAVRFDTDFEDVLARLDAGASPGEIGQLYRTAQELGVDLSVLDAYLAEGVSLSDVRHAAKSADQLRVDWETLLDAYNAGNGWGDIKQAYKLANENMSADEILAMGIKEYRKQAREQDRTPRQDEKDQRTAAQIASKFGIGEDAVWALYKGTCNSDWGCVRKYYQKNK